One Parcubacteria group bacterium DNA window includes the following coding sequences:
- a CDS encoding type II/IV secretion system protein, which translates to MLVSQDKLKEFLVDSDLVSRNDVERAAKEAEEKHTPLAEILVRGGVLSEDEIRRAQAYVIGIPFISLQGEKIPFEILSLIPEPIARSHNVIALKKNDNALEVAMLDTDDLGAIDFVKKKVGLKILPRLTDKESIKSALLQYQKSLKAEFGDIIKKEAGTLEEMGTSPDVSDAGELKKLAEDIPIVRIVDTLTYHAILQDASDIHIEPQEKLVLIRYRIDGILHDAMELPKNAASGIIARIKVLADLKLDEKRLPQDGRFRIEKEGQRVSFRVSILPTFYGEKAVMRLLKEDIKGFTLEELGFHGEGLERIHKALRKTTGMILATGPTGSGKTTTLYTALEILNTPKVNISTIEDPIEYQLPRINQTQVRPEIGFMFANGLRSLVRQDPDIIMVGEIRDRETAGLAINASLTGHLVLSTLHTNSAAGAIPRLLDMQVESFLLTSTVDVIIAQRLVRQLCPDKEKYFLTKEEIKNLAEKADLDKVLSVLKEEHVVPAEAEWETVPFYRPKETADCKEGYRSRKGIHEVLKVTPSIKELIMRGASTDEIEAQARKEGMLTMIEDGLFKAAGGITTIEEVLRVISE; encoded by the coding sequence ATGCTAGTGAGCCAAGACAAACTCAAGGAGTTTCTTGTTGATTCGGATCTTGTAAGCCGCAATGATGTGGAACGCGCCGCGAAAGAGGCAGAGGAAAAGCACACTCCTCTTGCAGAAATACTTGTACGCGGAGGAGTTCTTTCGGAAGACGAAATCCGGCGTGCGCAGGCGTATGTCATCGGTATCCCCTTCATATCTCTACAAGGGGAAAAGATTCCTTTTGAGATACTTTCGCTCATCCCGGAACCGATTGCGCGAAGCCACAACGTCATTGCGCTCAAGAAGAATGACAATGCTCTTGAGGTGGCGATGCTCGATACCGACGACCTCGGAGCAATTGACTTTGTGAAGAAAAAGGTTGGCTTGAAGATACTTCCTCGCCTCACTGACAAAGAATCGATTAAATCAGCCCTCCTACAATACCAGAAGAGCCTGAAGGCCGAGTTTGGCGATATCATTAAAAAAGAGGCGGGCACTCTGGAAGAGATGGGGACATCCCCAGATGTTTCTGATGCCGGGGAGTTGAAGAAACTTGCCGAAGATATCCCTATTGTCCGTATTGTAGACACCCTGACATACCACGCAATTCTCCAAGATGCCTCCGATATTCATATTGAGCCCCAAGAAAAACTCGTACTCATTCGGTACCGCATTGATGGGATTCTGCACGATGCGATGGAGTTGCCGAAAAATGCTGCGTCCGGGATTATAGCCCGTATCAAAGTTCTCGCGGACCTAAAACTCGATGAGAAGCGTTTGCCACAGGACGGGAGATTTAGGATTGAGAAAGAGGGACAAAGAGTTTCGTTTCGTGTTTCGATACTTCCGACCTTTTACGGTGAGAAAGCCGTTATGCGGCTACTCAAGGAAGATATTAAGGGATTTACCCTCGAAGAACTGGGTTTTCATGGCGAGGGTCTCGAGCGTATTCACAAAGCGTTGCGCAAGACCACAGGTATGATTTTGGCAACGGGACCGACGGGGTCGGGCAAGACGACAACACTCTACACAGCTCTCGAAATTTTGAATACCCCGAAAGTCAACATCTCCACTATTGAGGACCCTATTGAATACCAACTACCACGCATCAACCAGACCCAGGTCAGACCGGAAATAGGGTTTATGTTTGCAAACGGACTGCGCTCGCTTGTCCGCCAAGACCCAGACATTATTATGGTCGGTGAGATCCGGGATAGAGAAACGGCGGGGCTCGCTATTAACGCCTCACTAACGGGGCACCTCGTATTATCGACACTGCACACTAATTCTGCCGCAGGGGCTATTCCCCGGCTCCTCGACATGCAGGTCGAGTCCTTCCTCCTCACCTCAACCGTCGATGTCATCATAGCGCAACGTCTTGTGCGTCAACTCTGCCCTGACAAAGAGAAATATTTTCTCACAAAAGAAGAAATCAAGAATCTTGCAGAAAAAGCGGATCTAGACAAAGTCCTGTCAGTGCTCAAAGAAGAGCATGTTGTTCCAGCTGAAGCAGAGTGGGAGACAGTACCTTTTTATCGCCCCAAAGAAACAGCAGATTGTAAAGAGGGGTATCGGAGTCGCAAGGGCATACACGAGGTGTTGAAAGTGACCCCGTCTATTAAAGAGCTCATTATGCGAGGAGCGAGTACAGATGAGATTGAAGCACAGGCACGAAAAGAGGGAATGCTCACCATGATCGAAGACGGGCTTTTTAAAGCGGCTGGGGGGATCACTACCATAGAAGAGGTGTTGCGCGTTATTTCTGAGTAG
- a CDS encoding type II secretion system F family protein produces the protein MRFTYKAQTREGEITQGEAEAADRFALARSLHEGGKTVITVEPLHDDEENLFTRIESFLGSIHLRDKILFARNLSSMIEAGLPLSRALSILKRQTRNETLRNVTSSLEGDIAKGSSFHGALRAFPDVFSPLFVAMVKAGEESGKLSPSLAIVGEHLERVYILQRRIRGALVYPAIIVIAMVIVGVLMLTYVVPSLAATFKDLNVDLPASTQFIIIVSDFFSEMPLLSFTLLFIVGLAIFFALRSRVGRAKLAEFSMRIPVIGEIIKNINSARTARTLSSLLASGVNMVEAITITEEVLQNREYKEVMREAKERIQKGETLSKVFIEHEDVYPVLIAEMTAVGEETGALSGMLLKAATFYEDEVEQATKNLSTIIEPVLMVVIGVAVGFFAFSMITPLYSVLGGI, from the coding sequence ATGCGTTTTACATACAAGGCACAAACCAGAGAGGGCGAAATCACGCAGGGCGAAGCTGAAGCCGCTGATCGTTTTGCATTGGCTCGCTCACTACATGAGGGCGGGAAAACGGTAATCACCGTGGAGCCACTTCACGATGATGAGGAAAACCTTTTTACGCGCATAGAGAGCTTCTTGGGAAGCATTCATCTTCGCGACAAGATACTCTTTGCGCGCAATCTCTCGTCGATGATTGAGGCGGGGCTACCACTTTCGCGTGCACTTAGTATCTTAAAGCGTCAAACACGGAACGAAACACTGAGGAATGTTACAAGTTCTCTTGAAGGAGATATCGCGAAGGGCTCCTCTTTCCATGGAGCTCTCCGCGCATTTCCTGATGTTTTTTCACCACTCTTCGTCGCTATGGTGAAGGCGGGCGAGGAGAGTGGTAAGTTGTCGCCCTCGCTTGCAATCGTCGGTGAGCACCTTGAGCGTGTCTATATCTTACAAAGACGTATTCGCGGCGCGCTTGTGTATCCGGCTATCATTGTTATCGCGATGGTTATTGTCGGTGTTTTGATGCTTACGTATGTAGTGCCCTCGCTAGCAGCGACATTCAAAGATTTGAACGTTGATCTGCCCGCGAGTACGCAATTCATCATCATAGTGAGTGATTTTTTTTCAGAAATGCCCCTCCTTTCATTCACACTTCTCTTTATTGTAGGGCTCGCAATATTCTTTGCGCTCCGATCACGTGTGGGGCGTGCAAAATTGGCCGAATTCTCCATGAGAATCCCAGTTATTGGGGAAATCATTAAAAACATAAACTCTGCCCGTACTGCCAGGACACTCTCTTCGCTACTTGCTTCCGGGGTCAATATGGTTGAGGCCATCACGATTACAGAAGAGGTGCTCCAAAATCGAGAATATAAAGAGGTAATGCGCGAAGCAAAAGAGCGCATCCAAAAAGGCGAGACGCTTTCAAAAGTATTCATTGAACACGAAGATGTGTACCCGGTCCTCATTGCGGAGATGACTGCCGTCGGGGAGGAGACAGGCGCTCTTTCAGGGATGCTCCTTAAGGCCGCGACGTTTTATGAAGACGAAGTTGAGCAGGCGACAAAAAATCTTTCGACAATCATTGAGCCAGTTTTGATGGTCGTCATCGGAGTCGCTGTCGGCTTCTTTGCTTTTTCCATGAT